Below is a window of Amphiprion ocellaris isolate individual 3 ecotype Okinawa chromosome 15, ASM2253959v1, whole genome shotgun sequence DNA.
GACGGCAGACAGAAATAGATCACTTAGTCGAGGAAAGGAGGCAGCTGAAGAAACAATGGAGGAAGgccacagaggaggagaaggaaggcaGGGAGAGATCCAGGGGAGACTTgtaaccttgaggagaacggaAAACCTTCTGAGGAAGCGCAGGAGGAAGGAGCAAACAAGATCAAGCTTCTATAAGGACCCCTTCAAATTTGTGAAGAGCCTGTTCACAAAGGAGAAGAGTGGAAGTCTTTCAGTGTCAAAGGCCACCCTGGAAGAATACCTGAAGAAGTCCTGCACAGACGACCGATACTATGAAGAGGTGAAGCTTCCACCCGACATGCCACCACTCGTGCACCAACTTGACATCTGCCCACCCAGGTGGATCGAGGTCGAGAAAACTGTGCGTAGAGCAAAGGCTGCATCAGCACCAGGTCCCAACGGGGTACCATACAGGCTCTACAAAAACGCACCAGATATCCTACGATTCCTCTGGAAGCTGATGAGAGTTgtgtgggaaaaaaaggagacacCAACAGCCTGTCGGAGAGCCGGAGGGATCCTTATTCccagcttcagtagaaatcaaatAGACTTCTCTGTAATATTCTTTCAGAAACCTTAAACGAGTTGATTTCTTCATgtagttttttctgtgtttttatttcattattcaaAGGACCAGTGTGTCAGATTCAGTGGTTTCTAGTGGTGAAGTTACAGACTGCACATATCAGGGCCAGAACACCGGAAGGAAAACAAGGAAATTTAGGAGAAGTAATAAATCTTAAATATTCTTTAACAGTTGTTgcgaactttccccactgtgggatcaataaagtttatccttatccttatccttatccttaaaCTCTGGCATGTTGAACTGGAACtttatagtttgtttttctATGGAATTACACTTTTAATGTACCATATAAGAGCTTATCTGCAGAACTGATGTATCAAACTAGACAGGTCTGCCAAGAGGAGACAATAAGGAAGAATTATAAAGTTGTTTCCCCATTACTTAAACAGTCTGGATCCAGTCCAGTTGGATCAGAACATGTGACATCTGCTACGCTATAGCTTCAGTTCATGGTCAAGTTAAGATGCCAACTTGTGGAAggagagggtgaggagaggaATATTCTGTATGTATGAGATcaggaaatgttaaaataaacatcCAACAAGTTGTCTAGTAGCAGTGTTTGATCAAAGAGAATATTGTCCCAACTTTttgataaactgaaaaaatttatttatcttCATTTCATTCTCAAAACATGTACTGATGAtatcatgaaaatgaaaatattttgatgtttacaACAATAAGACACTTGCTATTTCAGCCACAATATGACACATGGGTAATGCACATATTActttattattctttctttcctttctccataattgtctcctctctgctgatCTTTCTACTTTGATACTTCAGTTCTGCAGATAAGCTCTGATATGGTACAATAAAAGTGTAATTCCACAAAGAAACAATCAATAGAACATGCCAGAGTTTAACAACTGTTaatgaatatttattatatatctgttctatgtgtaatagataaattaacaatctccacttattatAGCATCAGCTCCATGAtgaatgatccagaccaaggctggaaggaaaagacacaaagagtgaggaaaagatctgtaaggttctttcattccaactgctggaacattaaatatgagaatgaacacatcaggatatgaatggaacacaatagagtgtgattttttttgtcctattttttaatattatggaagtgtttgttttcctggttgagccaaagaacattttactgcctcagatggacaataaagtttattattttttattcaaatgtattattagcattaacatgagctccacacTGTTATCTGACTATACactgttgtagagaaaaaaactgctgttctgttttaaattaaaaagcGGTGGGTAGACCGGGTAAACTGTTTCTGAAAGAATCATTTCAACAGAGgtttttttctcagtgaaatgaacagaagctgtaaaaaacagtctgaaacaAAGAGCAGAGATATTAGCTCAGAACAGAACTGTTCTTCATTCATTGAACTGAGAGATCAACATCCATCAGTAAcagagttctgtggaggaacatttAGGTAGATTCATTGACATCTACTGATCATAAACAAACCGCACGTCGAGACAGCTGTTATCATCCAttatgactgatcagctgtgacctgcaggacactTAGCTACAGcttacacttaagtattttatGACACGGactaacctgatttagcatcagcgTTAACACAAAGTCAGGAAACGTAACCTGACATTTacagaacagctttaaaacaCAATGTTAGAACATGTAACGTAGGTCACTTCTTTATATGTAAtattgtccagatgtggagagGAGTACAAGAAGTTACAAAGATGACTTTAACACTTACCTTTAGAGTTTAGCTTCACTTTTGGAGGCTAATGTTGTTAGCAGCAGTGTCAGTAAACAGAGGAAACCGGTAAATGTGGGTGGGACagagtcagtctgaccaatcactgctctccggctccGCCCTCTGggaatcttcttttttttcgtCTCTGActccaaaaatccaagatgGCAACCAGGAAGTAGCAAGTGGCTTCGTCAGTGCAAAAACCAGGGTGACGTCACGGTAGCTGTGTCCATCTTTATTACCATCTATGACCGTTGCTGTTAGCTTGGTCAAACTGCCAGTAACCTGTACTGATGTGTGAAAGTTTTTATTGACGgttgttttgtcgtgtttcagattaattttttaTCACTGTAAATTACTCAGTTACATACATAAGATTTAAAGTTAACAACATACTCACTGTAAATTACTCAAATACAGGTTTGTTAATCAGTTCGTCATGTTTTGCAAGCCTTTGTCTTGCtgatgttaaaataaccgttctctttatgcttttattttgaaggcgtattttattttaatgttgcgcgcttttattttggcacattccagcggcacaggaaaTGCTTCTGTAAGAAGAGGTTGCTTGACATGAGGGAGACGCAGCCTAAAAGTCGAGAAGTCACGTCAAAAcggaagaaaaacatttccacGCGGTTTTTCAAAGTAACGTTGAGGGCTGCACGTCAATCAACGCTTTAAGAAACTTCACTACGCTTCACTGCTggctggctggggtttgctacaatCACTGAAGGTAAAGATGATTTCAGTTCAGAATCTGAGAGAGCTGATCAACGAGcgactaactgctgctgctgaagaaatattcacagagtttgAAAGAATCATCGTCCACTACCAGGAGGAAATCGATCGTCAGAGTCGACTGctggataacatctggaaaccgGAGATAAAGTTAAACACAGCAGGTTTGTAGGACTGCGGTGGTCTGAATGAGCTGATAGAAGTAAAGTGAGGAGCTGCGGTTTGTGTGGATGAAAAGCAGGATAACTTTCACATTTCTCCACTGAATCCACGGTGTTGTTTAAGTTTCAGGGTTTGTGATAATCCCAAAGAAATCAGGCAAACATCAACTCACTTACTTTGGTGGCTGAATATAGGTAATTGTGATAATGAACTGTGTTATATATGGAtgagagaaaaaatattaccaaaGCAAAACAGGCTAAAACCATGCTGGGAAAACGTGACTTTAACAGTTCCTTATGACAATAATAACTTATGTTCAGCCACCAAGTACTTGAGGTCATGTTATTCCAAGTATTACTCATAAGTGATCATTTCTGagtaaaacagaagaaaatagaAGTGAAACAGAGATACTGGCAGTCAGTCtgctttctgtaattttgtcaCAGTGAAATGATAAAGGTTCACTGCAAGACAGACAGTTTCTAATTACACAATTACATTTATTGATCACAGGTAATACAGCAATGCAACATGTTTACATGACATATGGAGACTATCGTACAGTATAAATAGGATGGAATATTAGTGTGGTATAGTACAAGATGAGCTGTGGCAGTATTTAAACAGTTTCCAGTAGAGTACAGCAGTtgaaaaggtaaataaatgCTTACACAGGCAAGAGCCTATCCCAAACGATATAGGTGGGAGGCGGTGAACACCCAGGGTGGATCTCCGGTTCATCACAGAACAACCCTGAAACAGATCAATACCTCAACCTTCAGAAAGGACAACAACAATATTATTAGCAAAACGTGAAACCGATTTGCTATTAAACCCTTGTAAACCAAGGATGCAGCTACTTTTTGGAGATGCTTCGTAGACAAATGAAATCGTCAATTATGGGTAATTTAATTTATATGATTAATAGAGTCTGAGCTTTCATAGCTAGTGAAGTATCTGATCTGGTGTGGGTTCTGGTGgttgttgaccatagagtgaacttttaactaacaggtggttctggtggttgttgaccatagagtgaCCTTTTAACTAACAGATGGTAGTAAGTACTGAGAATGTGTTTTcaggctccagaaatcctatgctgtgttgactttggggtccactgttaacctatagctgatttgtgacccttaggaatgcacagaaggggagtCACTCTTTAGTGGGGttgtaaaccagatgctgtaattctatacgttgctagaaggtataaaaactgaccgttggtctttgttcgaggaGGATCATTGGGTGACATCCTTCCAGACAGCTCCTGTCTGTAcgatactgttctttcttttaataaagttcttattaagaaagtcagtgtcaatgggcgtttcttctccacctgaacatcacggacatcagagaaacaacgacacTAGCTAGCATTATCGCTAGTTATTTATAGTCGGACTGTGGTGGCCAGTTATTAAGTACTCAACACAATgttataatataaaaatacaaccaaACACAGCTGTTCAGTAACTAGTACCATATCTATTTCCAACAAAATGAGCCAACTTATCTGTcaaaaactgtcagattttataatataaaaatacaactaaatgcAGCTGTTCAGTAACTAGTACCTTATCTATTTCCAGAAAAATAAGCCaacatgttatcttttttaaaaatctctcagattacacaatttatctgaaactgtaaaaacagaaagaatgagcagattttcaacatttcgTGGGTTCTACAACTAGTCAGCTGACATATGGTTCGCTGAAATACCTCTATTCTACATGTGTCattcaaaaattcaccaaaaatacgTTGTTTGCAGCAGATCCATAGTAAAGCCACAATTCAGCGCTCCTAAGTGCAACAGACAGACTGACTTAGCTCAGACCAAcagtcaaatgacaaaaattcttcCAAAAAGTTTTCCGGTGAcatgcagactgtgtttatacagagaaGACAGGAGATGACAAAAGAGAGTGacagcaaaatgaaacacatcaGGTCAATAACATCAGTGCAGCTTGGCTCACAAACAGTGTGAAGCGGAGcaattttaattgaaatttaTGTCAAAACTATgccatactgcacagaaaacatttgtgAGTTCTTTTTACTTGTGATCATTGTGTTATTTCCATAGAtgtgcaggattttatgttgCACTAAAAAATaagtccacagtgaggaaaaatgtgacaagagtaAAAACTGTCCAGACAGTGCTTgggcttcagagggttaaccACATTTGCTCAGATGTGCGTCACCTATTGTCACCTTTAGCaacctttttcttttgttattttgccttCCAGACGTTCTACAGCAACATGTCCAGGAGGAGAATGTTCTTGCTGAGCAGAATCTCTGCAACCAGGAGAGGAACTCCAGTCTGGACCAGGAGGACCCAGAACCTCCAGAGAtgaaagaggagcaggaggaactcTGCATCAGACACGAGGGAATGCAGCTTGCACTGGTTCAGTGCAAATCCGAATGTGAAGAAATATCCagagaaatatttggagtttcTGATAAACCACTCAGCCAGCTGGATGGAGAGATGGATTATCAGAGCAGGCTGCTGGATACCATCTGGAAACAACAACTAATTTTACACAGAACTGGTATGTAAAACTATGCTTGTCTTAGTGAACTAACAAAGAAATGTGATTAATGCAAGATCCGAATTAGAGCTTTGagctacatttattttcagacagaaattCCACTGTTGCATCTTAACTCATTGACATTTACTTGAACTGTCTATTTGCCGCCTCGCCGTTGCTTGGATACATCAATGCGTCCGGcattgttatgtttttgttagttttttaaatttatgccAGAACTGCACTATTCTGCACAGATGTAATTTCGGAAGTCTCTCTATTTTTagacatggttgtgctgtttccacagaggtacAAGGCTTTATATTGCTGTTAATGATGAGCCcactgtgaggaaaaatgtgactgcCCAGACTGGGCTTGGGGGTCAGAAGATTAAATGTCTTCTCTTAGATGTATGTTTCCTTTTCATCACGTTAGTGACTTTTTTTGTGCGCTCCATTGTCCTTCCAGACCTCCCACAGCAACATGTCTGCAAAGAGAGGAAGGGCCTCACTAATCTACTGCTCTGTAACCAGGAGAAGAACTTTAGTCTGGACCAGGAGGACCTAAAGCCTCCACAGATTAATGAAGAACAGGAGAAAATCTGCACCAGTCAGCAGGGAAACCAGATTGTATTGAATCAAGTGACTGATACCTTTCTATTGAATTCAACTGATAAGGAGAGTGACCACAGTGAAGTAGAACCAAACAGCGACCAGCTCATCTCTGACAGTTTACCAGTAGGTGAGAGCCCACATCAGGAAGGAAGTCAGCATGTAGACTCAGAGTCAACTAGAAATGCAGTGCTGAAGCCAAATAGTCGTAACACAAAGAGCAGTCACAGTAACAATGTAGACAAGTCTTCATTGTCAGGAATTCACCATGATACTGATGCAGGTagaaagtctgtaaaatgtgatgtttgtggaAACACCTTTAAGAATAAATACCAACTAAAGAAACATCACCAAATCCACAAATGTGTAAAACCATATGCTTGCAATGCATGCGGAAAAAGTTTTAGTTTCTGGTCTAAGCTGAAAGTccacatgaaaactcacacaggtCAGAAGCCTtattcttgtgaaacatgtgggaaaaGTTTCAATAGCAGCAGTCATCTGACTatccacatgagaactcacacaggtgagaggccgtactcttgtgaaacatgtgggaaaagtttcagtcaaAATAGTAGTCTGACTGTCCACATGAGaattcacacaggtgagaggccatattcttgtgaaacatgtggAAAAAATTTCATTGAACGTGGTGGTCTGACTggccacatgagaactcacacaggtgagaggccgTATCCTTGTGAAAGATGTGGGAAAAGATTCAGTCACCGTGATAATTTGACTGGCCACATGAGaattcacacaggtgagaggccgTTTTCTTGTGAAAATTGTGGGATAAGTTGCAGTACTAATAGTGATCTGACGATCCACATGAGAATTCACACAGGTGAAAGGCCTtattcttgtgaaacatgtgggaaaGGTTTCAGTAAAAATAGTAGTCTGActgtccacatgagaactcacacaggtgagaggccaTATTCTTGTGAACGATGTGGGAAAAGTTTCACTGATCGTGGTAATCTGActgtccacatgagaactcacacaggtgagaaaccgtattcttgtgaaacatgtgggaaaagtttcagtcaaACTAGTAATCTGACTgcccacatgagaactcacacaggtgagaggccaTATTTTTGTGAAAGTTGTGGGAAACGTTTCCGTCAAAGAAATGCTCTGATGatccacatgagaactcacacaggtgagaagctgTAATCCTGGAACATCAGTGAGGACAAACCTTATTTTAGTAATCCTCATGTTAAGTTCATGTGTATGGTTGTTTACCTGTCACTTACTGAAACTTTACTTTCCCATGTCTTTGTATTTGTAGTTTTCATGTTGCTGTATTATTTTCATATTATCAAACAGCATAGTCAGCATGGTCGCCTGATGGAGAGTTTCACAGCCAATACAGAAATCCCACAGAACACAGAAGTCAGGTCACTCTTATACCCTTTGGTGATGTATGAAGTCACATCTGGTTCTATTTAAGACTTGGTAAAAACTGGATACCCCCACTTCGATCAGCCCATAGGCTCTGTAGGGCCCATCCATCACTATCTGGACAGTGGGCCCCTAAGTCAACATAGCATAGAGTTTCctggacagaaaaacacattccaATGAAATGAGTTCCTTATGTCTTTAAGTTCTCTTTGTGGTAAAGAACTCCTATCAGAACTCAGAACAGATACTACACACTTGCATGAAGCAAATGGCTGCACCGTTTGTTTTACTTGGTAATCACtaactgttaaaaaattcgAACTCAGCGGTTTAATTTAACTCAGAAATATGTATTAGTGTGAACACCAAATTTTAAAACAGTCAGTACGACCAACTTTGTACTGTGAGTCAGTGATACGACACAGTGTGATCCTGTTGATCAGACATGTACAGATTTCTCTGGTAGGATTCTCACCTGCTGAACTCACTTCAGATCAACTTCAGACACTTTTCACCTTCATGTGTCGAGGAATCATTTGGAGAGAAGAAGCTGCTCGTTCTCCCTTGTCAGTCCTGCTGTCTGTGAGCATTTGATCTGAGGACGTTTTCACCGTCACATAACCTCAGAGTTCAAATAAATAGTCCAAAACAGAGAGACATCAGAACCAGTCTAACCTGTGGCATAAACCAGGATGTGGTTCTACTGTCTGTTCACTAGATGGAGCTAACTGACCTTTAAATAATCTGATCAGCTGCACGTTAAATGATGggatgacagagcagcagtttggACCACATCATCACTTAACATCACTTAATCATACTGGAGCTGCACAATATATCATCTAAGCATGGACATAAAGGCTCttttcattttccatgactaatctacaagaggAGTCTGTCTGATAAAACATCATTTACTACAATTTAATGGTTCTTGACTACGTAACATGTAGTATCTCaatgtcaggtttgttttgatACTCTTCCCAATAGTCCATTAAGCCCTGTTTCACTCACAGATTTTTTAGCCACAACACAATCTTCACTTCCCACCAATCCTATTGGTCAGATCTGGCCTTTTTCTCTTCATCAGTTAAGGTTTAAGTAGACGGCCAAGTGAAGGAGATCCAGCAGCCATTGCAGATGGTGACATGTTTATGTTTCTTGCTTCAGCAGACTCACTATCATCTGCAAATGTTGCAATTCTTATCGACAAGACTAAATTATTTATCATTCTAGAGAAAACTTGGGGTTTTCTTCAACAGAACGTTAATTTCCTATGTCCTGAGACCAAAACATTCAGATCGTATTTAAGTCAAAGTATCACATTTATAGTGTTACTGATGTAAAAATAGGCAAGAATGAACATACAGTTTCAAAAGTAAAAGTGGTCATTGTGCAAAACTGTCTCCTGTGACTTTCTGTTGGCAGCAAGCCACCATCCAAGGTCCTCTGTCTGACCATCAGGAGCCGTTTGAGAGCAACTGGGACATTTGACATGTGGACAGGAGAAGCTGGACATTAGTGAATATCCCACTTCATAAATAAAGGCCATGGTGGGTATTTTACCTCATCACCTGACATTAACTTTCCCTCTGACTCAGAGAGAAAAGCTGAACTCTGTTATGATACATCATTGTAAGGTCTAAGTAGAGTCAAAGCACTCTCAGCTTTTTCTGTCAGGCTCAGTTCTGCAGAATTGAATTTAATAAGAAAATTGAAGGAGCTGTTCCAACAGCGATGTTGTTATTCCAGCTGTGCCACTGTAGTCTTTAATGGG
It encodes the following:
- the LOC118470850 gene encoding gastrula zinc finger protein XlCGF57.1-like codes for the protein MISVQNLRELINERLTAAAEEIFTEFERIIVHYQEEIDRQSRLLDNIWKPEIKLNTADVLQQHVQEENVLAEQNLCNQERNSSLDQEDPEPPEMKEEQEELCIRHEGMQLALVQCKSECEEISREIFGVSDKPLSQLDGEMDYQSRLLDTIWKQQLILHRTDLPQQHVCKERKGLTNLLLCNQEKNFSLDQEDLKPPQINEEQEKICTSQQGNQIVLNQVTDTFLLNSTDKESDHSEVEPNSDQLISDSLPVGESPHQEGSQHVDSESTRNAVLKPNSRNTKSSHSNNVDKSSLSGIHHDTDAGRKSVKCDVCGNTFKNKYQLKKHHQIHKCVKPYACNACGKSFSFWSKLKVHMKTHTGQKPYSCETCGKSFNSSSHLTIHMRTHTGERPYSCETCGKSFSQNSSLTVHMRIHTGERPYSCETCGKNFIERGGLTGHMRTHTGERPYPCERCGKRFSHRDNLTGHMRIHTGERPFSCENCGISCSTNSDLTIHMRIHTGERPYSCETCGKGFSKNSSLTVHMRTHTGERPYSCERCGKSFTDRGNLTVHMRTHTGEKPYSCETCGKSFSQTSNLTAHMRTHTGERPYFCESCGKRFRQRNALMIHMRTHTGEKL